In Tachysurus fulvidraco isolate hzauxx_2018 chromosome 1, HZAU_PFXX_2.0, whole genome shotgun sequence, a single window of DNA contains:
- the uck2b gene encoding uridine-cytidine kinase 2-B, with protein sequence MAGDSESRLHDQEGNGDAFRQPFIIGVSGGTASGKSSVCAKIMEMLGQNKIDHRQRQLAILSQDSFYKVLTPEQKAKANKGQFNFDHPDAFDNELILKTLHDIIQGKTVQIPVYDFVTHSRKDEFVTLYPADVVLFEGILMFYSQEIRDLFQMKLFVDTDPDTRLSRRVLRDISERERELEQVLAQYITFVKPAFEEFCLPTKKYADVIIPRGADNLVAINLIVQHIQDILNGGVSKRQNGNGHLIGHLSPRKRRSSESSRPH encoded by the exons ATGGCAGGAGACAGTGAGAGCAGACTTCATGACCAGGAGGGAAACGGTGATGCCTTTCGGCAGCCGTTTATTATCGGGGTTTCTGGAGGTACAGCCAGTGGAAAG tcttcaGTATGTGCCAAGATCATGGAGATGCTGGGGCAGAATAAGATTGATCATCGGCAGCGTCAGCTCGCCATCCTGAGCCAGGACAGTTTCTACAAAGTGCTCACTCCTGAACAGAAAGCCAAGGCAAACAAAGGACAGTTCAACTTCGATCATCCTG ATGCTTTTGACAACGAGTTGATCTTAAAGACGCTTCATGACATAATTCAGGGGAAGACGGTTCAGATTCCAGTGTATGACTTTGTCACACATTCCAG GAAGGACGAGTTTGTGACGCTGTATCCGGCCGACGTAGTTCTGTTCGAGGGTATTCTCATGTTCTACTCACAGGAAATCCGCGACCTGTTCCAGATGAAGCTGTTCGTGGACACGGATCCAGACACACGGCTCTCTCGCAGAG ttctGCGAGAtatcagtgagagagagcgagaactGGAGCAGGTCCTGGCCCAGTACATCACATTTGTAAAGCCGGCTTTTGAGGAATTCTGTCTTCCA ACAAAGAAGTACGCAGACGTTATCATCCCACGTGGAGCCGACAACCTGG TTGCGATAAACCTGATAGTGCAGCACATTCAGGACATCCTCAACGGCGGCGTCAGTAAACGCCAGAACGGGAACGGTCACCTGATTGGTCACTTGTCCCCTCGAAAGAGGCGCTCGTCCGAGTCCAGCAGACCACACTGA